ccaccaacagtgtaagagagttcccttttctccacaccctctccagcatttattgcttgtagacttttggatcgcagccattctgactggcgtgaaatggtatctcatagtggttttgatttgcatttctcggataatgagtgatgttgagcatcttttcatgtgcttgttagccatttgtatgtcttctttggagaaatgtctatttagttctttggcccattttttgattgggtcatttatttttctggagttgagctgtaggagttgcttgtatatttttgagattagttgtttgtccgttgtttcatttgctattattttctcccattctgaaggctgccttttcaccttgctaatagtttccttagttgtgcagaagcttttaagtttaattaggtcccatttgtttatttttgcttttgtttccaatattctgggaggtgggtcatagaggatcctgctgtgatgtatgtcagagagtgttttgcctatgttctcctctaggagttttatagtttctggtcttacgtttagatctttaatccattttgagtttatttttgtgtaaggtgttagaaagtgttctagtttcattcttttacaagtggctgaccagttttcccagcaccacttgttaaagagattgtctttaatccattgtatattcttgcctcctttgtcaaagataaggtgtccatatgtgcgtggatttatctctgggctttctattttgttccattgatcaatatttctctctttgtgccagtaccatactgtcttgataactgtggctttgtaatagagtctgaagtcaggtaggttgattcctccagttccattcttctttctcaagatcgctttggctatttgaggttttttgtatttccacacaaattgtgaaattatttgttctagctctgtgaagaataccgttggtagcttgatagggattgcattgaatctataaattgctttgggtagtatactcattttcactatattgattcttccaatccatgaacatggtatatttctccatctattagtgtcctctttgatttctttcaccagtgttttatagttttctatatataggtctttagtttctttaggtagataaattcctaagtattttattctttccgttgcaatggtgaatggaattgtttccttaatttctctttcagttttctcattattactgtataggaatgcaggggatttctgtgtgttgattttgtatcctgcaactttactataatcattgattagttctagtaattttctggtggagtctttagggttttctatgtaaaggatcatgtcatctgcaaacagtgagagttttacttcttcttttccaatttggattccttttatttctttttctgctctgattgctgtggccaaaacttccaaaactatgttgaatagtaatggtgaaagtgggcacccttgtcttgttcctgactttagaggaaatgctttcaatttttcaccattgaggataatgtttgctgtgggtttgtcatatatagcttttattatgttgaggtatgttccttctattcctgctttctggagagttcttatcataaatggatgttgaattttgtcaaaggctttctctgcatctattgagataatcatatggtttttgtttttcaatttgttaatgtggtgtatagcattgattgatttgcagatattgaagaatccttgcatgcctgggataaagcccacttggtcatggtgtatgatctttttaatgtattgttggattctgattgctagaattttgttaaggatttttgcatctatgttcatcagtgatattggcctgtagttttctttttttgtgggatctttgtcaggttttggtattagggtgatggtggcctcatagaatgagtttggaagtttaccttcctctgcaattttctggaagagtttgagcaggataggtgttagctcttctctaaatttttggtagaattcagctgtgaagccatctggacctgggcttttgtttgctggaagatttctgattacagtttcttttttttttctgcggCCCTGAAAAGGGCCTTTAGTTTTTCTAAACGTTTCAAGCTAGATGCTTTGCTCAACCACCAAAACCATAAAGGGTACGGCCCTGACGTTTGAGTGCATAGACCACATCCATGGCAGTAACAGTCTTGCGCTTAGCGTGCTCCGTATAGGTGACTGCGTCCTGGATCACATTTTCCAGAAACACTTTCAGCACCCCACGAGTCTCTTCGTAGATAAGACCAGAGATACGTTTGACGCCTCCACGACGAGCCAGACGCCGGATAGCTGGCTTAGTAATACCCTGAATGTTGTCCCGCAAGACTTTGCGATGGCGCTTAGCACCCCCCTTGCCGAGGCCTTTGCCACCCTTCCCACGACCAGACATGGTTGCTGTCGCaatctgattacagtttcaatttccgtgcttgtgatgggtctgttacaattttctatttcttcctggtccagttttggaaagttgtacttttctaagaatttgtcaatttcttccacgttgtccattttattggcatataattgttgatagtagtctcttatgatcctttgtatttctgtgttgtctgttgtgatctctccattttcatttctaattttactgatttgatttttctccctttgtttcttgatgtgtctggctaatggtttgtcaattttatttatcctttcaaagaaccagcttttggctttgttgatttttgctatggtctcttttgtttcttttgcatttatttctgccctaatttttaagatttctttccttctactaaccctggggttcttcatttcttccttttctagttgctttaggtgtagagttaggttatttatttgacttttttcttgtttctttaggtatgcctgtattgctatgaactttccccttaggactgcttttactgtgtcccacaggttttgagttgttgtgttttcattttcattcgtttctatgcaaattttgatttcttttttgatgtcttctgtgatttgttggttattcagcagggtgttgttcatcctccatatgttggaatttttaatagtttttcttctgtaattgagatctaatcttactgcattgtggtcagaaaagatgcttggaatgatttctatttttttgaatttaccaaggctagatttatggcccaggatgtgatctatcctggagaaggttccatgcacgcttgagaaaaaggtgaaattcattgttttgggatgaaatgtcctatagatatcaattaggtctaactggtctattgtatcgtttaacgtttgtgtttccttgttaattttctgtttagttgatctatccataggtgtgagtggggtattaaagtctcccactattattgtgttattgttaatttctcctttcatacttgttagcatttgtcttacatattgcggcgctcccatgttgggtgcatatatatttataattgttatatcttcttcttggattgatcctttgatcattaggtagtgaccatctttgtctcttttcacagcctttgttttaaagtctattttatctgatataagtattgctatgCCTGCTTTCTTTTGGCCCCTATTTgtgtggaaaatctttttccagcccttcactttcagtctgtacgtgtcccctgttttgaggtgggtctcttgtagacaacatatgtaggggtcttgtttttgtatccattcagccagtctttgtcttttggttggggcattcaacccatttacatttaaggtaattactgataagtatgatcccgttgccaaagtatgatcccgttgccatttactttattgttttgggttcgagtttatacactgtttttgtgtttcctgtctagagaatatcctttagtatttgttggagagctggtttggtggtgctgaattctctcaacttttgcttgtctgagaagcttttgatttctccttcatatttgaatgagatccttgctgggtacaataatctgggctgtaggttattttctttcatcgctttaagtatgtcttgccattccctcctggcttgaagagtttctattgaaaaatcagctgttatccttatgggaattcccttgtgtgttatttgttgtttttcccttgctgcttttaatatttgttctttgtgtttgatctttgttaatttgattaatatgtgtcttggggtgttttgccttgggtttatcctgtttgggactctctgggtttcttggacttgggtgattatttccttccccatttcagggaagttttcaactattatctccgcaagtattttctcatggtctttctttttgtcttcttcttctgggacccctatgattcgaatgttgtagtgtttaatattgtcctggaggtctctgagattgtcctcatttcttttaattcgtttttcttttatcttctctgattcatttatttctaccattctatcttctaattcactaatcctatcttctgcctctgttattctactatttgttgcctccagagtgtttttaatttcatttatttcattactcattttatattgactctcttttatttcttctaggtccttgttaaacctttcttgcgtcttctcaatctttgtctccaagctatttatctgtgattccattttgatttcaagattttggatcaatttcactatcattattcggaattctttatcaggtagattccctatctcttcctcttttgtttggtttggtgggattttatcctgttcctttgtctgctgggtattcctctgtctcttcatcttgtttaaattgctgagtttggggtgtcctttctgtattctggcagtttgtggagttcactttattgtggtgtttcctcgctctgtgtgggtttgtacaggtggcttgtcaaggtttcttggttagggaagcttgtgtcggtgttctggtgagtggagctgtatttcttctctctcctttcgaagacttgggttgcttttctgggtgcctgatgtcctctgcaggctttcagaagttgttttgtggaatttactcagcgtttaaatgttcttttgatgaatttgtaggggagaaagtgttctccccatcctactcctccgccatcttagctcctcctccagaAAGATGCATTTTAAATTCAACATTTGGTTCATGTTTAAGAGTGAAGATGGTCTCTAGCTATAGTTTGGACATTAGCTAACTTTTTAACATTAGCTGTGATATGTTCCTCCCTGAAGCCATGTTTCaagatttctttaaattattagaCTTTATTTAGAACAGGGTTACATTGACATAAAATTTGTAAAAGTAGTACAGAAAATTCCTATATCTTATCACTTCAGTTTCAGCTATCATATGTTACTCAGAGATAACATATGTGTGGAAGGTTTATTACAGttaatgagataatatatttttagCAATTAAAAATCCATAGTTCACCTTAGATTCACAGTTTTTATTGTTACActcaatgatattttaaatattcacaatATTATTATCACCATTATGGTAGCATACAGAAATCCATACACTAATGTTCACAGTGTATTATTAGTACTCACATGATAGAAACAACCCAAAGACCATAatgtgatgaatgaatggataaaatacatacatatataaatatatatatatatatatacacacacacacactcataatgggatactattcagccataaagatgAATTAAGGATTGAAatatactacaacatggatgcacgaaataatacaaaaattattattcaaagaATACAACAATTAttgtattattgaaaaaaatgtctAGTGAAAGTAGGCAGGCACAGagggacaaatattgtatgatttcactggTTTAATGTATGTAGAACAGGCAAACACACAGAAACTGGGAATAGAAATTAACAAAGCCACGAGACTAGAGGAAAGGTGGATTATGACTTAATATGTACAGAGGTTATATTGGATCTGATGAAAATGATTTAGATGTAGATGGTGTTGATAGGTACACAGCATTGTGAGTATAGAAAATGCTACAtaactttttaattcttaaaagttatgaaaataataaatacaatgtaTCTTTGATCACAGtgctcagttgttaagttgtgtctgactgtttgtgaacccatggacagcagcacaccaggctaccctgtctttcactatctcctggagtttgctcaaattcatgtccattgagctgatgatgccatccaaccatctcatcctctgtggcccctccttttcctcctaccctcaatgtttcccagcatcagggcttttccgGTGAGTCTgcccttcatatcaggtggccaaaatattggagtttcagcatcagtccttctaatgaatattcagggttgatttcctttaggattaacttgtgtgatctcattgctgtccaaggaactctcaagagtctcttcagcACTActgttctaaagcatcaattcttggcactcagccttcttgatggtccaagtctcacaaaTGTAAATGACTACTGAAGCTTAGTGTAATTTTTAGTGTTTCCCTTTGTCAGACTGACAATTTCAAGTCAATCAGGGTCCCCTTAGCTAGAAATTCAAAGGCTCTCTGACTCATTTCTGAAACGTTCatctcctttcccttcttctaCCCATGAGGAAGGTTGTCCAATAGATCTCAGCCCACACTTATTAACCACCCACATCCATACACTCCCACCACATGTCTGCATTAACAAGGTGTTCCCGATCATCATCACAGATGTCCTGACAGTCTCTCTATGTCCTCCTAGAGCTCCCTGAGGACTAGCTTGGGGAGGTATCCAATTCAAAGTTGGAGGAAGAGGCTTTGCCCACCTCTGTGGTAAGTGGCCCTTATTTATCTAAGATgaaactgttgcttcatgactttattttttttttcgctgaattcagaaaaaaactttcaaaatattcaaGACAGTtgatatatagtttttaaattgaTGGATGAATGTTGAGTCTTACCCAGCAGATAACTTACTCAaaaggaaatttttcaaaaatggcAACATAAATTTAAAACTGTACTCAGGAACAGTTTCCTCAGCAGAAATTGTTTTTTTCTcgaaataaaattttgtaattgctggtcaaaaagagctggaaaGATCTTCTAGGAAAAGCTCCAGCCTTCCCCACAggtgtcttctgttttcttttggggCTATGGACTCAACAACACTTTCCCATTTGGTTTTATGAGAACAAAATGAGAATGAAAGACCTGAATGCATGGTACTCAAGATGCTGAAACCCTTacactcttttcttctctctactTACAGGCATGTGAAGCAGCCTATGAACATGGTAAGTATTCAGGGAACGTTTTTCTTCTGAGGAACAATCTAGCTTATGAAGGTGGGGTTCTCTTACCGGCTCTGGTTGGAGAGGTGCCTGATGCTGGGTTCCTATGGGGGTGAGGCCTGTGGGTGCAGAGAAGAGACTGATCTTCCAGGAAAGAACAGTGTCTGTGTTCCATGGTTCCTGGGAATAACTACATCACTTAGATGATGCTGGTTTGTGTGAATCAGAGTTAGGGGCCCTTGTTTGCATCCATGTGGTGTGATTTAGAAgctctgtgtgtgtttcctcAGGACATGTTTCCCTCTTACACAGCAGAAGTCAACTGAGAACTTTCTAAACACTTCTCATCACACTGCCCCCTGGCTATACATTACCTGATTCTTTCCTCAACTCAGACATTCCTCAAGTTTGGTTAATATTCATTTTCCTCAGATGGAGATGCTGCTAAAAAATGGCTCAAGCTCTTGACCTCCTAAATGGAAAAGCCACACTGAGAACCTCAGGGTGGTCCCAGTGTGTCTGCTTTGGACCCCTGACCTGCACTGATCACTCTCATGGGATCCTAGTCATGGAGCAAGGGGgtcttgcatctatgtttatACCTGGACGTACTAGCAGCTCCAAAGGTCCAGACCGTGGCAATCATTATAAAGTTGGCTCAGTGGTCACAAAACCCAGGGCAAGCGTAGGCAGATTAACAGCTGACTTTGGGACAATTATTAGTGTGAAAGGCACCTCGGGACTCATATCCCCCTGGTTAGCTCACAGATTCTGAGAGTTGTCTGTCCTCGTGTAGGCACTATAGGTCATATTTGTTGGTGCTACTGTCATTGCTTAAACAAGGACAAAAACAGATTATCATCAGGgagatattttattgtatttggtGACATTAACATAAGCCTTACATTGATTAAACCCTGTATCACACAATCAAGAGAAGGTGTCAAATAGATCTCACAATGGAATTTGATAGCTAACTTTATAGTTAGCCTAGTGACCATGACTTTTGTTGTAAACTTCCTCACAGCTTGGTCACAAACAGTCAGCATTCAACTCATGGTATCTCTCCATAAGGAGCTGTCCCCAAAATATATGACTTCTGTGAGTGTGGACagccactgactcagtggacatgcaaACGTTGTTTGGCAAATaaagactgggaaaaaaatacCACATGATTGATAACAGCTATTTGGAAAGGTAGAATTGAATTCAGTCCTCTAACAGAGTTTGCTTTTTATAAAGAACAGAGTCTCATAGAAGACTTGATAATTACAATAGCTATAACCGTGGATCCTGGGAAGGCAGTGATCTAGGAAGAAATCCAGAAGACAGGGACATTTAGCAGAAGCTCTAAACAGGCAGGAGGATCAAGGGTCTCTGACATTGAAAGCTGGCATGCattttagtgtttgttttttcccaaacGATTACGTCATCCCTAGTTAAAATGTGGaaggtttctttcctttctttcctgaacCTCTCCTATGCTCACCTTCATTCAGGAAAGAGGATGATTCAACAGCAACTCAGCTCATAGTTACTAACCTCCCTCATGCATACACTCTACCCCATGTCCCcatcaaactaacaaagaaacaaaacattgaGTGACTGGTAAGGAGACTCACCAGGGTCCTGGTGTCTATTTTGTGTCCCTGTAGCTTCCCATGagaacccagggatgaaactgcACCAGGCCTGGGCTGAGGAACAACCTCTGAGTACTCTGAAGGTAAGTTCACTTGTCTTTATCTGTGGTAAGACTGTTGCttcatttctttatgttttattcagtcaAATGCAGTTATCTATGTAATATGACAATGTACATTGTCACTGatatatgcactaatatatgCTGGGGAAATATCAAGTATAAATCTATTATCAGCACAGACTTGattaaaaaagacattaaaaacaaacaaacaaacaaacaaaaaaaaaacagcatctccaaccaaaagacacagactggctgaagggATACCAAAACatgacccatatatatgctgtctttaagaaacccacttcagaccaaaagacacatatagactgaaagtgagaggatgaaaaaatatattccttgcaagcgggaaggaaaagaaagctggagtagcaatcctcatatcagacaaaatagaccttaaaataaagaatgttataagagataaggaagcacaatacataatgatcaagggatgaATCCaggaggaagacataacaattgtgaatatctatgcacccaacataggagcaactTAGTACAAAAGACAAAcgctaacagacataaaaggagaaattgacagtagcACAATAATCGTATATGACTTTAACACCCACTCACACCAatagacagatcatcaaaacagaatatCAATAAGGAACACAGGTCTTAAATTatgcattagatgagatggatctcacggATATCTTCAGTACAtcccatccaaatgcagaagaatacaccttcttctcaagcacacatggaacactTTCCAGGACAGACtgtatcttgggtcacaaatcaaacctcagaaaatttaagaaaattgaaatcatatcagaAATCTTCTCCAACTACAACActgtgagactagatatcaattacaagggggaaaaaaaaaaaaaactgtaagaaacacaaacacttggagattaaacaacatgtttctaaataacaaacatgttactgaagaaatcaaaagggaaataaaaacatttctagaaacaaatgataataaaaacacaacaactcaaaaccaataggatgcagcaaaagcagttctaagaggaaagtttatagcaatacaatcctacttcaagaaacaagaaaaacattgaatggGCAATCTAACTTCACAggtaaaacaactggaaaaagaagaagaacaacaaaaaaattagtagaagaaaagaaatgataaagttatgagcagaaataagtgaagagTTGATAAAAGCAATagtaaagatcaataaaactaaaa
The sequence above is a segment of the Bos mutus isolate GX-2022 chromosome 16, NWIPB_WYAK_1.1, whole genome shotgun sequence genome. Coding sequences within it:
- the LOC138991211 gene encoding histone H4-like, translated to MSGRGKGGKGLGKGGAKRHRKVLRDNIQGITKPAIRRLARRGGVKRISGLIYEETRGVLKVFLENVIQDAVTYTEHAKRKTVTAMDVVYALKRQGRTLYGFGG